The following are from one region of the Candidatus Poribacteria bacterium genome:
- a CDS encoding GNAT family N-acetyltransferase — translation MRLSRRLSASRDAGLRWDVLGVEACRTQAASGRHMPGQLRMERTHYEGIAPIEPPPGHGLRTYEPGDEEHWARIVNSVESLGRWDVDSTRRDLTGKPQFDPKGLFFATADDVPVATACAWRDTPGDTARGQLHMVAADPAHRGKGLGALVSRAVLRYFEAHGVREVYLFTDDFRLPAVKTYLDMGFQPLYPEADHHERWRRLYDVLGYAPKP, via the coding sequence ATGCGTCTTTCGCGCCGGTTGTCTGCGAGTCGGGACGCTGGCTTGCGATGGGATGTTCTAGGCGTCGAAGCGTGCCGCACTCAGGCGGCGTCAGGGAGGCATATGCCGGGTCAACTCCGAATGGAGCGGACGCACTACGAAGGGATCGCTCCAATCGAGCCTCCGCCGGGACATGGACTCCGCACGTATGAGCCCGGCGACGAGGAACACTGGGCGCGCATCGTCAACAGCGTCGAGTCGCTCGGACGGTGGGACGTGGACAGCACCCGGCGCGACCTGACCGGCAAGCCGCAGTTCGATCCGAAGGGTCTCTTCTTCGCGACGGCGGATGATGTGCCAGTCGCGACTGCGTGCGCATGGCGCGATACTCCTGGCGACACGGCACGAGGGCAGCTCCATATGGTGGCGGCGGACCCGGCGCATCGCGGCAAGGGGCTCGGCGCGCTAGTTAGCCGGGCAGTGCTGCGCTACTTCGAGGCGCACGGAGTTCGGGAAGTCTACCTGTTCACAGACGACTTCCGCCTTCCGGCGGTCAAGACCTACCTGGACATGGGATTTCAGCCGCTGTACCCGGAAGCGGATCACCACGAGCGCTGGCGGCGGCTCTACGACGTGTTGGGATACGCGCCGAAGCCGTAG
- a CDS encoding DUF1449 family protein gives MRPAELVYVVPIAIAAMLVILRRVGFEVDIMGALDTLGGPNGKGSWFASVRRRLFPTGGMLVLRGALFAFGWATTGIGLNHGLGEIHTPWFHVLIFALACTIGFWSAWIGSRVFFLFLPSEQKTTSLEDFVGGTATVISERIDGDHGRARIVDERRNTVTVYCRHVGEGESPKLGEAVKLVRYDPSQRVFDVIR, from the coding sequence ATGCGACCAGCCGAACTCGTGTACGTGGTGCCGATCGCGATCGCCGCCATGCTCGTGATCCTGCGCCGCGTAGGGTTCGAGGTCGACATCATGGGCGCTTTGGACACGCTCGGCGGACCCAACGGCAAGGGCAGTTGGTTCGCATCCGTGCGCCGCCGTCTGTTCCCTACCGGCGGCATGTTGGTTCTGCGAGGGGCGCTGTTCGCGTTCGGATGGGCGACTACAGGTATTGGGCTCAATCACGGTCTGGGTGAGATCCATACTCCGTGGTTCCACGTGCTGATCTTCGCGCTCGCTTGCACCATCGGGTTCTGGTCCGCATGGATCGGTTCCCGCGTGTTCTTCCTCTTCCTACCCAGCGAGCAGAAGACGACCTCGCTGGAGGACTTTGTCGGCGGAACCGCGACGGTCATCAGCGAGCGGATCGACGGCGACCACGGTCGGGCGAGGATCGTCGACGAGCGACGTAACACGGTCACCGTCTACTGCCGGCACGTCGGCGAAGGAGAGTCGCCGAAGCTGGGCGAAGCCGTGAAGCTCGTGCGCTACGATCCGAGCCAACGCGTGTTCGACGTGATCCGATAG
- a CDS encoding Rrf2 family transcriptional regulator gives MEARRACLESAGRCETNEAASWVGECPFAVERRFTSVGVAILPHRPQSPRNPLARNGVEWYIHTNDSDIGFGRGVYRRLEVIFSRSCEHGINVVLYLAVSGREGFIPVRTLAQRCSIPFHFLGKICGQLTHSGILQSHKGPNGGVALGRPMSGITLLQVVDAIDGLEQFDGCVLGLEPCSCVNPCPVHEHWAAIKASIQTMLASKTLDQLASELAQGKKTLKTSFGGVPKGRSVVV, from the coding sequence ATCGAAGCCCGTCGAGCTTGTCTGGAATCTGCGGGACGCTGCGAAACGAACGAAGCGGCTTCATGGGTCGGAGAGTGCCCTTTCGCGGTCGAACGTCGGTTCACGTCAGTCGGCGTGGCTATATTACCACATCGACCACAATCTCCTCGGAACCCCCTTGCGCGAAATGGGGTCGAGTGGTATATTCATACTAACGACTCCGATATCGGGTTTGGGCGCGGAGTCTACCGGAGGTTGGAAGTGATCTTCTCGCGGTCATGTGAGCACGGAATCAACGTCGTGCTCTACCTGGCGGTCAGCGGTCGCGAGGGATTTATCCCCGTGCGTACGCTTGCCCAAAGGTGCAGCATCCCATTTCACTTCCTCGGGAAGATCTGCGGGCAACTGACGCATAGCGGCATCCTCCAGTCGCACAAAGGTCCCAACGGCGGCGTCGCACTGGGACGACCGATGTCGGGCATCACCTTGCTGCAGGTCGTCGATGCCATCGACGGGCTGGAGCAGTTCGACGGCTGTGTGCTGGGTCTGGAACCGTGCAGTTGCGTGAATCCGTGTCCCGTCCATGAACACTGGGCTGCGATCAAGGCGAGTATCCAGACGATGCTCGCCTCCAAGACTCTCGACCAACTCGCCAGCGAGTTGGCACAAGGCAAGAAGACGTTGAAGACGTCGTTCGGTGGGGTTCCCAAAGGACGTTCCGTAGTCGTCTAG
- a CDS encoding SDR family oxidoreductase has translation MADKRIVIAGGAGFLGSHLCDLFLSRGFRVTSVDSFVTGSPRNIEHLRDHARFESIGADIVEPVAVDGDVDYVLNFASPASPPDFARIPLEILRVGAWGTYHLLELARDKGAVFMQASTSEVYGDPNVSPQPETYWGNVNPVGPRSVYDEAKRFGEAMTMAYHRTHGLQTRILRIFNTYGPRMRPDDGRAIPNFIAQALRGDDITVYGDGSQTRSFCYVDDEAEGIYRLLMSDVTDPVNIGNPTESTILELAAAIIELTGSRSRIVHRELPQDDPKQRCPDIARARTLLGWEPKTALREGIAATVKYFRSL, from the coding sequence ATGGCGGACAAGCGCATCGTGATCGCAGGCGGCGCCGGCTTCTTGGGCTCCCATCTATGCGATCTGTTCCTGTCGAGAGGGTTCCGCGTCACGAGCGTGGACAGCTTCGTGACGGGGAGCCCACGCAACATCGAGCACCTTCGGGACCACGCGCGATTCGAGTCCATCGGAGCGGATATCGTCGAGCCGGTCGCGGTAGACGGCGATGTGGACTACGTTCTCAACTTCGCCAGCCCTGCCAGCCCGCCCGATTTCGCCCGGATTCCGCTGGAGATCCTGCGCGTCGGCGCGTGGGGCACGTACCACCTGCTGGAACTGGCGCGCGACAAGGGCGCCGTGTTCATGCAGGCGTCCACGTCCGAGGTCTACGGCGATCCCAACGTGTCGCCGCAGCCGGAAACCTACTGGGGCAACGTGAATCCGGTGGGTCCACGGAGCGTCTACGACGAGGCGAAACGCTTCGGCGAGGCGATGACAATGGCGTACCACCGGACGCACGGGCTTCAGACTCGCATTCTGCGCATCTTCAACACCTATGGACCCCGTATGCGACCCGACGACGGGCGCGCGATCCCGAACTTCATCGCCCAAGCGCTGCGCGGCGACGACATCACCGTATACGGCGACGGTTCCCAGACGCGGAGCTTCTGCTACGTGGACGACGAGGCGGAGGGCATCTACCGGCTGCTGATGTCCGACGTGACCGATCCCGTAAACATCGGGAACCCAACCGAATCGACGATCCTCGAGTTGGCGGCGGCGATCATCGAGTTGACGGGCAGCCGGAGTCGGATCGTCCATCGCGAACTGCCGCAAGACGACCCGAAGCAGCGGTGTCCCGACATCGCTCGGGCGCGCACGCTGCTCGGATGGGAGCCCAAAACGGCTTTGCGCGAAGGAATCGCAGCGACGGTCAAGTACTTCCGCAGCCTGTAG
- a CDS encoding glycosyltransferase family 1 protein, whose translation MKPLRSFRSVPQIPDKLDGLRLLAHNLWWSWSHTTAELFRALDPDLWEQVEHNPVALLSRLSPEALAARANDDSFIFRVDREVAALRQYLEEPTWFARTHPGESHQPQIAYFCAEYGLTAWFRIYSGGLGVLAGDHLKAASDLGVPLVAVGLFYHRGYFQQRLSHDGAQMEGYPFKDATQLPMEIVRQPGGEPLLVEVLIRDETVRAQVWRVNVGRISLYLLDTNIAANPPQLRSITDRLYVGDASRRIAQLLVLGVGGIRALEAMGIRPSVYHLNEGHAAFLVVERLRQYVVRGIPLSTATQIVQASNVFTTHTPVPAGNQTFAVDLVQNHLAPYLRECGIRWEDFLHWGQAEAGVGEFGMTVLCLRFSTYANGVSRLHGEVARQMWEKVWRGVPLAETPIYHVTNGTHVATWVSDEMADVYDTYLDPRWRTEPADHSVWSRVDEIPAPELWRAHERSRERLVGAARKRLERQLSMRYASASELRAASEVLDPSTLTIGFARRFAAYKRATLILRNPERLIAILTNPSRPVQLLFAGKSHPDDQPGKDIIREFAQFAQRPEVRHHIVFLEDYDMHLASLLVAGVDVWLNTPLRPHEASGTSGMKAAFNGVLNASILDGWWDEAYGDTEDAGLGEIGWAIGNGGSEKRDENEAAELDSAALYSVLEREIVPLFYERGADDIPREWVGRMKRSIRLLAPRFNTHRMVMDYTKDAYLPAAARTSELTAHNQRRARALGEWKDRVRTQWQKVVIKSVETDAGETVVAGTPVRIRVQAELDGLQPSDVTAQVAVGLLNLSDISAPLDAVTYTELRSVAASGSLVAFEGSFVCNLSGHVGITVRLLPTHPDLSHPLELGLVRWAGEELPV comes from the coding sequence ATGAAGCCGCTTCGTTCGTTTCGCAGCGTCCCGCAGATTCCAGACAAGCTCGACGGGCTTCGATTGCTGGCTCACAATCTCTGGTGGTCGTGGAGCCACACGACGGCTGAGCTCTTCCGCGCCCTCGATCCCGACCTCTGGGAGCAGGTCGAGCACAATCCGGTCGCGCTCTTGAGCCGCCTCAGCCCTGAAGCCCTCGCCGCGCGCGCCAATGACGATTCCTTCATCTTCCGCGTCGATCGCGAAGTGGCTGCGCTGCGACAATACCTCGAGGAACCCACTTGGTTCGCTCGAACGCATCCGGGAGAGAGCCACCAGCCTCAGATCGCCTACTTCTGCGCCGAATACGGGCTAACCGCCTGGTTCCGCATCTACTCCGGAGGACTGGGCGTTCTCGCGGGCGACCACCTCAAGGCAGCCAGCGATCTCGGCGTGCCGCTCGTCGCGGTCGGGCTCTTTTACCATCGGGGCTACTTCCAACAGCGGCTGTCGCACGACGGAGCCCAGATGGAGGGCTACCCGTTCAAGGACGCGACGCAGCTTCCGATGGAGATCGTCCGCCAACCGGGAGGCGAGCCGCTGCTCGTCGAAGTCCTGATCCGCGACGAGACCGTGCGGGCTCAGGTGTGGCGCGTGAATGTCGGGCGCATATCGCTCTACCTGCTAGACACGAACATCGCGGCGAACCCACCCCAGTTGCGAAGCATCACCGACCGCCTCTACGTCGGCGACGCCTCGCGACGGATCGCCCAACTGCTGGTGCTGGGCGTGGGAGGCATCCGAGCCCTGGAGGCGATGGGCATACGTCCGTCCGTCTACCACCTCAACGAGGGACACGCGGCGTTTCTGGTCGTGGAACGGCTGCGGCAGTACGTCGTTCGGGGGATCCCACTCTCGACGGCGACCCAGATCGTACAGGCGTCGAACGTGTTCACGACGCACACTCCGGTTCCGGCCGGCAATCAGACGTTCGCCGTCGATCTCGTCCAGAACCATCTGGCGCCGTACCTCCGAGAGTGCGGCATCCGATGGGAGGACTTCCTCCACTGGGGTCAGGCAGAAGCCGGCGTCGGCGAGTTCGGGATGACGGTTCTGTGCCTTCGGTTCTCGACCTACGCAAACGGCGTCAGCCGCCTGCACGGCGAAGTCGCGCGGCAGATGTGGGAGAAGGTGTGGCGAGGCGTTCCGCTCGCGGAGACGCCCATCTACCATGTCACCAACGGAACACACGTCGCGACGTGGGTCTCCGACGAGATGGCGGACGTCTACGACACCTACCTCGATCCGCGATGGCGCACCGAACCCGCCGACCATTCCGTATGGTCACGCGTTGACGAGATCCCTGCGCCCGAGCTCTGGCGCGCTCATGAGCGCTCGCGCGAGCGCCTCGTCGGGGCTGCTCGCAAGCGACTCGAACGGCAACTCTCCATGCGCTACGCCAGCGCGAGCGAACTCCGCGCCGCCTCGGAGGTCTTGGATCCCTCGACGCTCACCATCGGATTCGCGCGCCGGTTCGCCGCCTACAAGCGCGCCACGCTGATCCTGCGGAACCCGGAGCGTCTCATCGCGATCCTCACGAACCCATCGCGTCCCGTGCAACTCCTGTTCGCTGGGAAATCGCATCCCGACGATCAGCCTGGCAAGGACATCATCCGCGAGTTCGCGCAGTTCGCGCAGCGTCCAGAGGTGCGCCACCACATCGTGTTCCTCGAGGACTACGACATGCACCTCGCGAGCCTGTTGGTCGCGGGCGTGGACGTGTGGCTGAACACGCCGCTGCGACCCCACGAAGCCAGCGGCACGAGCGGTATGAAAGCCGCCTTCAACGGCGTGCTCAACGCGAGCATCCTCGACGGGTGGTGGGACGAGGCATACGGCGACACGGAGGATGCGGGTCTCGGCGAGATCGGATGGGCGATCGGGAACGGCGGCTCCGAGAAGCGCGACGAGAACGAGGCGGCTGAACTGGACTCCGCTGCGCTCTACTCGGTCCTCGAACGCGAGATCGTCCCGCTGTTCTACGAACGCGGAGCCGACGACATCCCTCGCGAGTGGGTCGGCAGGATGAAGCGAAGCATCCGCCTGCTGGCGCCCCGGTTCAACACGCACCGCATGGTGATGGACTACACCAAGGACGCCTACCTGCCTGCGGCTGCGCGAACATCGGAGCTGACAGCCCACAACCAGCGCCGCGCTCGCGCGCTGGGCGAATGGAAGGATCGCGTCCGCACGCAGTGGCAGAAGGTCGTCATCAAGAGCGTGGAAACCGACGCGGGAGAGACGGTCGTCGCCGGCACGCCGGTGCGGATACGGGTCCAGGCGGAGCTCGACGGGCTCCAACCCTCGGACGTCACGGCGCAGGTCGCCGTCGGCTTGCTCAACCTCAGCGACATCAGCGCCCCGCTCGACGCGGTGACCTACACCGAGCTCCGGTCGGTCGCGGCGTCGGGAAGTCTCGTCGCCTTCGAGGGCAGTTTCGTCTGCAATCTGAGCGGGCACGTCGGCATCACCGTCCGGCTACTGCCGACGCATCCCGACCTGAGCCATCCCCTGGAACTGGGTCTGGTACGCTGGGCGGGTGAAGAGCTTCCGGTCTAG